From the uncultured Trichococcus sp. genome, one window contains:
- a CDS encoding L-lactate dehydrogenase produces the protein MHKNKLVVVGVGHVGSYVLADAMKLRLFAEIATIDILENVAYGEALDQAHATALTYMSNVDVHAGDYVDCADADVIIIAAGPSVLKDDNNPNAIPDRASLTGKNAAVIREVMAEITKYTKEAIIILITNPLDTVTYIAASEFDYPEGRIFGTGTMLDSARLRKVISQQYGVDPKSVTGYMMGEHGFTAFPVVSRLAINGIRYDEFASHFPEVETLDPEAIGEAVVKSAYDVLNGKGWTNAGVAQAAITLAQAVLLDEKSVHPVCTILRGQYDHDGDVALSMPCLIGRNGVEKQFGIALNEWETTKLNASIDYIQLAMKDAKTGPFKA, from the coding sequence ATGCATAAAAATAAACTTGTTGTGGTGGGTGTGGGGCATGTAGGCTCATATGTGTTAGCGGATGCGATGAAATTGCGGCTATTTGCGGAAATAGCGACGATCGATATTCTGGAGAATGTTGCCTATGGGGAAGCTTTGGATCAGGCACATGCGACCGCGTTGACCTATATGTCCAATGTGGATGTCCATGCCGGCGATTACGTCGATTGCGCGGATGCAGATGTCATCATCATCGCGGCCGGCCCGAGTGTCCTGAAAGATGACAACAATCCGAATGCCATCCCGGATCGCGCCTCCTTGACCGGGAAAAATGCGGCGGTCATCCGTGAAGTCATGGCGGAAATCACCAAATATACAAAAGAGGCTATCATCATTCTGATCACGAATCCATTGGACACGGTAACCTATATCGCGGCCAGCGAATTCGATTATCCGGAAGGCCGGATTTTCGGGACCGGCACGATGCTGGATTCGGCCCGTCTGCGCAAAGTGATTTCGCAACAATACGGCGTCGATCCTAAGAGCGTGACCGGCTACATGATGGGCGAACACGGATTCACTGCCTTCCCGGTGGTGAGCCGGTTGGCCATAAACGGCATCCGTTATGATGAGTTCGCAAGCCATTTCCCGGAAGTGGAGACATTGGATCCCGAAGCGATCGGGGAGGCCGTCGTGAAGTCGGCCTATGATGTCCTGAACGGGAAAGGCTGGACGAACGCCGGGGTCGCCCAAGCCGCCATCACCTTGGCGCAAGCGGTCCTGTTGGATGAAAAGAGCGTCCACCCCGTCTGCACAATTCTGCGTGGGCAGTACGACCATGACGGCGATGTGGCCTTGAGCATGCCTTGCCTGATTGGCCGCAACGGCGTGGAAAAACAATTCGGCATCGCATTGAATGAGTGGGAAACAACCAAACTCAACGCTTCCATCGACTACATCCAGTTGGCGATGAAGGATGCGAAGACGGGTCCGTTCAAAGCGTAA
- a CDS encoding TetR/AcrR family transcriptional regulator — MEKFVEALKQKIRSKEGLSPKMQDILDACVVLFSTKGFSNTSTKDIAKAANVAEGTIYKHFGTKENLLYATIFPILRDIISAEALAQVQQFRNSAENAPFERFVEFIVRKDVMMPEEHFQSGKIFISEMMYDKQRCQEFITMIPTDLIEGIYAILDGYKEKNEIVDWPNPVIWQFIMSILFGNHLTHYVLFTDTKRDKEAEIAYLTKQIVKGLSPDKQ; from the coding sequence ATGGAAAAGTTTGTGGAAGCTTTAAAACAAAAAATTCGCAGTAAAGAGGGTTTGTCCCCCAAGATGCAGGACATCCTGGATGCTTGCGTGGTGCTGTTCTCTACGAAAGGATTTTCCAACACCAGCACAAAGGATATCGCAAAAGCAGCCAATGTTGCCGAAGGGACCATCTACAAGCATTTCGGGACCAAGGAAAACCTGCTTTACGCTACGATTTTCCCGATTCTGCGCGACATCATCTCAGCGGAAGCGCTCGCCCAAGTGCAGCAGTTCCGCAATTCTGCAGAGAATGCGCCATTTGAGCGGTTCGTGGAATTCATTGTGCGCAAGGATGTTATGATGCCGGAAGAACATTTCCAATCCGGCAAAATTTTCATCAGCGAAATGATGTACGACAAACAGCGTTGCCAAGAATTCATCACCATGATCCCAACGGACTTGATAGAAGGAATTTATGCAATCCTCGATGGCTACAAAGAAAAAAACGAGATCGTTGATTGGCCTAATCCAGTCATTTGGCAATTCATCATGAGCATCCTCTTCGGCAACCATCTGACCCACTACGTCCTTTTCACGGATACGAAGCGCGACAAAGAAGCCGAAATCGCTTATTTGACCAAGCAGATCGTCAAAGGCCTCAGCCCCGATAAGCAATAG
- a CDS encoding DUF4153 domain-containing protein, whose product MKFKDAFWKAYKGMGRSISRYPLTVVFLIAVAVLNSFMIENPREDYARYLFTFLVGAMLSIVGQMVYERFFTQLNARYLLMGGAVLLTTGYYFAVGPQTQYNIAISVKTGVALFALMIAFIWIPSIKSVKVPFHRSFLSALKAFFTTVLFSSVLAAGISAIFYATDYLLFNVDYKILTHLLNIVGSLFAPIYFLSMTPLYPGKREELIPDEAWAKRGETLDRQFMVPRFLEVLISYIIIPLTAIYTLILVIYVVMNIGGEFWTDNLLEPLLVSYAIIVIIVYILACNLENKFADLFRKIFPKILIPIVVFQTIASFLKIREMGVTHGRYYVILFGIFATIAGVIFSFMKPKHNGLIAIALLALSAISIIPPIDAFTVSKNNQISFLERKLMENDMLVNNAIVPKSDVSLNDKIVITKVASYIENMGYNKEVAYLPSDFNVYSDFSDTYGFDMTYSETEYPRGEGEFVYLNWDADPVVGIEGFDVMVHQYLYYSQVESSTAETTDFEANGQQYQLEKRLDDEYYILTLKDAAGQELIAYNTREVYDTIFEQSPTSGFDKGNLTIEDATITTENDRIRMAILVNSLERMPDFVGGDLYLFIEFK is encoded by the coding sequence ATGAAATTCAAAGACGCATTTTGGAAAGCCTACAAAGGAATGGGGCGCTCCATCAGTCGTTATCCACTGACAGTGGTTTTTTTGATCGCGGTCGCAGTGTTGAACAGCTTCATGATCGAAAATCCGCGCGAGGATTATGCCCGTTATCTGTTCACTTTTTTAGTCGGTGCCATGCTGAGCATCGTCGGCCAAATGGTTTACGAAAGGTTCTTTACGCAACTGAATGCCCGCTATCTGCTGATGGGCGGAGCCGTGCTGCTAACGACCGGCTATTACTTCGCGGTCGGGCCGCAGACACAGTACAATATCGCCATAAGTGTCAAAACGGGTGTGGCACTGTTCGCTCTCATGATCGCTTTTATTTGGATACCATCGATCAAAAGTGTGAAGGTGCCTTTCCACCGGAGTTTTTTGTCGGCTCTGAAAGCCTTCTTTACGACCGTGCTTTTTTCATCAGTGTTGGCAGCCGGCATCAGCGCTATTTTTTACGCCACTGATTATCTTCTTTTCAACGTCGATTACAAGATTCTCACGCATCTTCTGAATATCGTCGGCTCCTTGTTCGCGCCGATTTATTTCTTGTCGATGACGCCGCTGTATCCGGGCAAACGCGAAGAATTGATTCCGGATGAGGCGTGGGCGAAGCGCGGGGAAACGCTGGACCGCCAATTTATGGTGCCGCGCTTCCTGGAAGTTCTGATTTCCTACATCATCATCCCTTTGACGGCCATTTATACGTTGATTCTCGTGATCTATGTCGTCATGAACATCGGAGGGGAATTCTGGACAGACAATCTTCTGGAGCCGCTGCTTGTTTCCTATGCGATCATCGTCATCATCGTCTATATCCTCGCCTGCAATCTCGAGAATAAATTTGCCGATCTGTTCCGCAAGATTTTCCCTAAAATCCTGATTCCGATCGTCGTCTTCCAGACCATCGCCTCCTTCCTGAAAATCAGGGAGATGGGCGTCACGCATGGTCGCTACTATGTCATCCTGTTCGGCATCTTCGCGACGATAGCCGGGGTTATCTTCAGTTTCATGAAACCGAAGCATAATGGTTTGATCGCCATCGCCTTGCTTGCGCTGTCGGCCATTTCCATCATTCCGCCGATCGACGCCTTTACCGTCAGCAAGAACAACCAGATCAGCTTTTTGGAACGGAAACTAATGGAAAATGATATGTTGGTGAACAATGCAATCGTTCCGAAAAGCGACGTTTCCCTCAACGATAAGATCGTCATCACCAAGGTCGCTTCCTACATCGAAAACATGGGCTACAATAAAGAGGTGGCCTATCTGCCGAGCGACTTCAATGTCTACAGCGATTTCAGCGATACTTACGGATTCGACATGACCTATTCCGAAACGGAGTACCCGCGAGGGGAGGGCGAGTTTGTCTATCTGAACTGGGATGCTGATCCCGTCGTTGGAATTGAGGGCTTCGATGTCATGGTTCACCAGTACCTTTACTACTCTCAGGTCGAATCGAGCACTGCCGAAACTACTGATTTTGAAGCGAATGGCCAACAATACCAATTGGAAAAGAGACTGGATGACGAGTACTATATTCTGACTTTGAAGGATGCGGCAGGACAGGAACTGATCGCCTACAATACCCGGGAAGTGTACGATACCATTTTCGAGCAATCTCCGACTTCCGGCTTCGATAAAGGGAATCTGACGATCGAGGATGCGACGATTACTACCGAAAATGACCGCATCAGAATGGCTATTTTGGTCAATTCCTTGGAACGCATGCCGGATTTCGTCGGCGGAGATCTTTACCTCTTCATTGAATTCAAGTAA